The following proteins come from a genomic window of Blastococcus sp. HT6-30:
- a CDS encoding DUF222 domain-containing protein yields MLPVLRRRGAADAHQLVDRMPAVWRACGAGELDWFRARVFADVLGAASDEVVAVVVPALLPVAAGLPSGRLRKRLVAAAIGTDESFAEQRRRQAERRAGVRTYATSDGMSVFASELPSSVAAAMWSVIDRAAQLAHTTGDDRPIGLLRAEAHAALVLDPGGTGGPAFTGHVTGRHATTVLRTSAWWPQG; encoded by the coding sequence GTGCTCCCGGTCCTTCGCCGGCGGGGTGCTGCCGACGCCCACCAGCTGGTGGACCGGATGCCGGCGGTGTGGCGGGCGTGCGGTGCCGGGGAGCTGGACTGGTTCCGGGCGCGGGTGTTCGCCGACGTGCTGGGTGCGGCCTCTGACGAGGTGGTGGCTGTGGTGGTGCCGGCGCTGCTGCCGGTGGCGGCGGGGCTGCCCTCGGGGCGGCTGCGCAAGCGGCTCGTGGCAGCGGCGATCGGTACGGACGAGTCCTTCGCCGAACAGCGCCGCCGGCAGGCGGAGCGGCGGGCCGGGGTCCGTACCTATGCCACCTCCGACGGGATGTCGGTGTTCGCGAGCGAGCTGCCGTCGTCGGTGGCCGCAGCGATGTGGTCGGTGATCGACCGGGCCGCGCAGCTGGCCCACACCACCGGGGACGACCGGCCGATCGGGCTGCTGCGCGCCGAGGCGCACGCCGCGCTGGTGCTCGACCCGGGCGGCACCGGCGGTCCGGCGTTCACCGGGCACGTCACCGGACGACACGCCACCACCGTTCTGAGGACGTCGGCGTGGTGGCCTCAGGGCTAG
- a CDS encoding DNA topoisomerase IB, protein MRLRRSDVHGPGYRRRRAGRGFAYYDTDGGLIKDDRLERIRALAVPPAWKDVWICPWPNGHIQATGVDAAGRRQYRYHDAWRARRDAEKHERVLEIAQQLPDVRDAVTSALRTRGLNRERVLATAVRLLDLGAFRVGSEQYAEENGTYGLATLRREHVRVRGERTFFSYTAKGGIEREIELTDRPTATVVRQLLERPEGTGEELLAYLTDDGEWRDVTSDEINAYLKEISGAEITAKDFRTWNATVMMAATLAEGPPPATKTARKKVISAAYKAVSEQLGNTPAVCKASYVDPRVVDRFEHGETVADALRAAGEAEADRDAQRTLEQAVCAMLSAQ, encoded by the coding sequence GTGAGACTGCGGCGCAGCGACGTGCACGGTCCGGGCTACCGGCGCCGGAGGGCAGGGCGGGGCTTCGCCTACTACGACACCGACGGCGGGCTGATCAAGGACGACCGCCTGGAGCGGATCCGGGCGCTGGCCGTCCCACCGGCCTGGAAGGACGTCTGGATCTGCCCGTGGCCCAACGGCCACATCCAGGCCACCGGGGTCGACGCGGCCGGCCGGCGGCAGTACCGCTACCACGACGCCTGGCGTGCCCGGCGCGACGCCGAGAAGCACGAGCGGGTGCTGGAGATCGCCCAGCAGCTGCCCGACGTCCGTGACGCGGTGACCTCGGCGCTGCGGACGCGTGGCCTGAACCGGGAGCGGGTGCTGGCCACGGCGGTGCGGCTGCTCGACCTGGGCGCCTTCCGGGTGGGCAGCGAGCAGTACGCCGAGGAGAACGGCACCTACGGGCTTGCGACCCTGCGCCGCGAGCACGTACGGGTGCGTGGTGAGCGGACGTTCTTCTCCTACACCGCGAAGGGCGGCATCGAGCGCGAGATCGAGTTGACCGACCGTCCCACCGCCACCGTCGTCCGTCAGCTGCTGGAACGGCCCGAGGGCACCGGGGAGGAGCTGCTGGCCTACCTCACCGACGACGGGGAGTGGCGCGACGTGACCAGCGACGAGATCAACGCCTACCTCAAGGAGATCAGCGGCGCGGAGATCACGGCCAAGGACTTCCGCACCTGGAACGCCACCGTGATGATGGCCGCGACCCTCGCCGAGGGGCCGCCGCCGGCGACGAAGACCGCCCGCAAGAAGGTCATCAGCGCGGCGTACAAGGCGGTCTCGGAGCAGTTGGGGAACACCCCGGCCGTCTGCAAGGCCAGTTACGTCGACCCCCGGGTGGTCGACCGGTTCGAGCACGGCGAGACCGTGGCCGACGCGCTGCGGGCGGCGGGCGAGGCCGAGGCCGACCGGGACGCGCAGCGCACGCTGGAGCAGGCGGTCTGCGCGATGCTCTCGGCCCAGTGA
- the ligD gene encoding non-homologous end-joining DNA ligase produces MSPAKQRVEIAGRQLAVSNLEKVLFPEVGFTKAQVIDYYVRIAPVLLPHLAGRPVTFTRWPDGVEGQAFFEKNSARHAPEWVRRVTLPSPGSSTGRETLDMVVLEHVPDLAWAANLAALELHVPQWQVDDDGAARLPDLLVLDLDPGPDTGIAECCQVAERLGQRLEADGLDPVVKTSGSKGMQVYAPIQPPTDREHPSRYAKKLAQELSTETPDDVVWRMEKALRPGKVLIDWSQNNPAKTTVAPYSLRARAGATVSTPIGWDEVDAVREGSLDPAGLRFTTDDVLARVEEYGDLFDVAGAIRAPLPEV; encoded by the coding sequence GTGAGCCCGGCCAAGCAGCGGGTGGAGATCGCCGGGCGGCAGCTGGCGGTGAGCAACCTGGAGAAGGTGCTGTTCCCCGAGGTGGGGTTCACCAAGGCGCAGGTCATCGACTACTACGTCCGCATCGCGCCGGTGCTGCTGCCGCACCTGGCCGGCCGGCCGGTGACCTTCACCCGGTGGCCCGATGGCGTGGAGGGGCAGGCGTTCTTCGAGAAGAACAGCGCCCGGCACGCGCCCGAGTGGGTGCGCCGGGTGACGCTGCCGAGCCCCGGCAGCTCGACGGGCCGGGAGACGCTCGACATGGTCGTCCTGGAGCACGTCCCCGACCTGGCCTGGGCGGCGAACCTCGCGGCGCTGGAGCTGCACGTGCCCCAGTGGCAGGTGGACGACGACGGCGCGGCCCGGCTGCCCGACCTGCTGGTGCTCGACCTCGACCCCGGCCCGGACACCGGCATCGCCGAGTGCTGCCAGGTCGCCGAGCGGCTCGGGCAGCGGCTGGAGGCCGACGGCCTGGACCCGGTCGTCAAGACGTCGGGCTCCAAGGGGATGCAGGTGTACGCGCCGATCCAGCCGCCGACCGACCGCGAGCACCCCAGCCGCTACGCCAAGAAGCTGGCGCAGGAGCTCTCCACCGAGACGCCCGACGACGTCGTCTGGCGCATGGAGAAGGCGTTGCGCCCGGGCAAGGTGCTCATCGACTGGAGCCAGAACAACCCGGCCAAGACAACGGTCGCGCCGTACTCGCTGCGGGCGCGGGCCGGGGCCACGGTGTCCACCCCGATCGGCTGGGACGAGGTCGACGCCGTGCGCGAGGGCTCCCTCGACCCGGCGGGGCTGCGGTTCACCACCGATGACGTCCTGGCGCGGGTCGAGGAGTACGGCGACCTGTTCGACGTGGCCGGCGCCATCCGTGCTCCGCTGCCCGAGGTCTGA
- a CDS encoding STAS domain-containing protein: MTTSDLPAEGQPNVSTEGTEAPFDDVITLSTSTDSDGAVTVTVVGEVDTFTAPVLRSTLDSQLEQQPRELVIDLSGVQFLGSAGLAVLVETQKSARSREVALRLIATTRAVTRPLEVTGLIDLFTIADSPAR, translated from the coding sequence GTGACCACTTCCGACCTGCCTGCCGAGGGGCAGCCCAACGTGTCGACCGAGGGCACCGAGGCACCCTTCGACGACGTGATCACGCTGTCGACCTCCACCGACAGCGACGGCGCGGTCACGGTGACGGTCGTCGGCGAGGTGGACACCTTCACCGCACCCGTGCTCCGCTCGACCCTGGACAGCCAGCTCGAGCAGCAGCCACGTGAGCTGGTGATCGACCTGTCCGGTGTCCAGTTCCTGGGCTCCGCCGGCCTGGCCGTGCTCGTCGAGACGCAGAAGTCGGCCCGCAGCCGTGAGGTCGCCCTCCGGCTGATCGCCACGACCCGCGCCGTCACCCGGCCGCTCGAGGTGACGGGCCTGATCGACCTCTTCACGATCGCCGACAGCCCCGCGCGCTGA
- the purU gene encoding formyltetrahydrofolate deformylase, whose product MSVAGPQDPRTTDVGRLVVRCPDRPGIVAVLSGLMADVGANITESQQHSSDPSGGTFTLRLEFVLAGLATRRPELEQRLAALAEEWQLTWRLVEAAHRPTVAVFVSRTDHVLQELIYRVRAGDLRAEIVAVISNHPDLEPVAAAAGIPFHHVPVTPGTKAAAEGRALELAGDVDLLVLARYMQIVSPEFCARFPERLINIHHSFLPAFVGANPYQAAHDRGVKLIGATAHYVTAELDAGPIIEQEVARVDHRATVEDMRRVGRYVERQVLAQAVTWHVEDRVIVEGDRTIVFA is encoded by the coding sequence ATGTCAGTCGCAGGTCCGCAGGATCCCCGCACCACCGACGTCGGGCGGCTGGTCGTCCGCTGCCCCGACCGGCCGGGGATCGTCGCAGTGCTCAGCGGGCTGATGGCCGACGTCGGCGCCAACATCACCGAGTCGCAGCAGCACTCCTCCGACCCCAGCGGCGGCACGTTCACCCTCCGGCTCGAGTTCGTGCTGGCCGGCCTGGCCACGCGCCGTCCCGAGCTCGAGCAGCGGCTGGCCGCGCTGGCGGAGGAGTGGCAGCTGACCTGGAGGCTGGTCGAGGCGGCCCACCGGCCCACCGTGGCGGTCTTCGTGAGCCGGACCGATCACGTGCTGCAGGAGCTGATCTACCGGGTGCGCGCCGGCGACCTGCGCGCCGAGATCGTCGCGGTGATCTCCAACCATCCGGACCTCGAGCCGGTCGCCGCCGCCGCGGGCATCCCGTTCCACCACGTGCCGGTCACCCCGGGCACCAAGGCCGCGGCCGAGGGGCGGGCGCTGGAGCTCGCGGGCGACGTCGACCTGCTGGTGCTGGCCCGATACATGCAGATCGTCTCGCCGGAGTTCTGCGCGCGGTTCCCCGAGCGGCTGATCAACATCCACCACAGCTTCCTGCCGGCGTTCGTGGGCGCCAACCCCTACCAGGCGGCGCACGACCGGGGCGTGAAGCTGATCGGGGCGACCGCGCACTACGTCACCGCCGAGCTGGACGCCGGGCCGATCATCGAGCAGGAGGTCGCCCGGGTCGACCACAGGGCGACGGTCGAGGACATGCGCCGGGTGGGCCGGTACGTCGAGCGGCAGGTGCTGGCCCAGGCGGTGACCTGGCACGTGGAGGACCGCGTCATCGTCGAGGGCGACCGCACGATCGTCTTCGCCTGA
- the ligD gene encoding non-homologous end-joining DNA ligase, whose product MLARSGGRRDDPLAEYRAERDPARTAEPVPPAGQPLPAGRDDTFVVHEHHTARGRAGERVHWDLRLERGGVLKSWAVPEGPPLEPGANRLAVPTEDHPLEYASCAGTIAAGEYGGGEVAIWDLGRYATEKWDERHVIVTFDGRRLTGRYVLFPVDDGAWNLRKLDDAPPVGNRTPAAGSMPPPAPLPMLATAGQLPAVAEDGAWGYEFKWDGVRAVATVRAGVPTLSSRKGTDITVRYPEVTRLPGALAGRDVVVDGEVVMMDAAGRPDFGALQNRMHRTGPEVPRLAAAAPVTYLVFDLLELDGEDLRPRPYAERRDLLDELAPAGHRWVLTPWFRGGGADVQAASEENGLEGVVAKRLDSPYREGVRSPDWRKVKNFYTQAVVVGGWRPGQGRRAGSIGSLLVGVPDDEGRLVYVGHVGTGFSDQDLRHLQRTLTSRSAPPFDGALPREVTRDAHWVEPDLVGEVAYAVWTADGRLRHPSWRGVRDDLEPDDVVREP is encoded by the coding sequence GTGCTCGCCCGCTCCGGCGGCCGGCGCGACGACCCGCTGGCCGAGTACCGCGCCGAGCGGGACCCGGCCCGCACCGCCGAGCCGGTCCCGCCCGCCGGGCAGCCGCTGCCCGCGGGCAGGGACGACACCTTCGTCGTCCACGAGCACCACACCGCCCGTGGCCGGGCCGGGGAGCGGGTGCACTGGGACCTGCGGCTGGAGCGGGGCGGCGTCCTGAAGAGCTGGGCGGTGCCCGAGGGTCCGCCGCTGGAACCGGGCGCGAACCGGCTGGCCGTCCCGACCGAGGACCACCCGCTGGAGTACGCCTCCTGCGCCGGCACCATCGCCGCCGGCGAGTACGGCGGCGGGGAGGTGGCCATCTGGGACCTCGGCCGCTACGCCACCGAGAAGTGGGACGAGCGGCACGTCATCGTGACGTTCGACGGCCGCCGGCTCACCGGCCGCTACGTGCTCTTCCCGGTGGACGACGGCGCCTGGAACCTGCGGAAGCTGGACGACGCACCTCCGGTGGGGAACCGGACGCCCGCGGCGGGATCCATGCCGCCGCCGGCGCCGCTGCCGATGCTGGCCACCGCCGGTCAGCTCCCCGCGGTCGCGGAGGACGGCGCCTGGGGCTACGAGTTCAAGTGGGACGGCGTACGGGCGGTCGCGACCGTGCGGGCCGGCGTGCCGACGCTGTCCTCGCGCAAGGGCACCGACATCACCGTCCGGTACCCGGAGGTCACGAGGCTGCCCGGCGCGCTGGCCGGTCGTGACGTGGTCGTCGACGGCGAGGTCGTGATGATGGACGCCGCGGGGCGCCCGGACTTCGGGGCCCTGCAGAACCGGATGCACCGAACCGGGCCCGAGGTCCCGCGGCTGGCCGCGGCCGCGCCGGTCACGTACCTGGTCTTCGACCTGCTCGAGCTCGACGGGGAGGACCTGCGGCCCCGGCCCTACGCCGAGCGCCGGGACCTGCTCGACGAGCTCGCGCCGGCCGGGCACCGGTGGGTGCTGACGCCGTGGTTCCGCGGTGGTGGCGCCGACGTGCAGGCGGCCAGCGAGGAGAACGGCCTGGAGGGTGTCGTCGCGAAGCGGCTGGACTCGCCCTACCGCGAGGGCGTCCGCAGCCCCGACTGGCGGAAGGTCAAGAACTTCTACACGCAGGCGGTCGTCGTCGGCGGCTGGCGACCCGGCCAGGGCCGCCGCGCGGGGTCCATCGGCTCGCTGCTGGTCGGGGTGCCCGACGACGAGGGCCGACTGGTCTACGTCGGGCACGTCGGCACCGGGTTCAGCGACCAGGACCTGCGCCACCTGCAGCGCACCCTCACCTCACGCAGCGCGCCGCCGTTCGACGGCGCCCTGCCGCGCGAGGTGACCCGGGACGCGCACTGGGTCGAGCCGGACCTCGTGGGTGAGGTCGCCTACGCGGTGTGGACGGCGGACGGGCGGCTGCGGCACCCGTCGTGGCGCGGCGTGCGGGACGACCTGGAGCCCGACGACGTGGTGCGGGAACCGTGA
- a CDS encoding DUF1360 domain-containing protein: MAIADEVQRAGAPIFRWARTQKREYTNGEARPLGSDLGAMGVYGSLVAAGVVAVRASGRELPERIPFGDAALLTIATFRLARRLAKDPVTAPIRAPFTSFQGSSGHAEVAEEVREHGGVKHAVGELLTCPFCLAQWVGTAFVFGYVAAPRATRLAALTMATVAGSDVLQFVYDAIQNGALAPAGNEDEGEEQAPS, translated from the coding sequence ATGGCGATCGCAGACGAGGTGCAGCGGGCCGGCGCACCGATCTTCCGGTGGGCGCGGACCCAGAAGCGCGAGTACACGAACGGGGAGGCCCGGCCGCTGGGCAGCGACCTGGGCGCCATGGGGGTGTACGGCAGCCTCGTGGCCGCGGGTGTGGTGGCGGTGCGTGCCTCCGGGCGGGAGCTGCCGGAGCGGATTCCGTTCGGCGACGCCGCCCTGCTCACCATCGCGACGTTCCGGCTCGCCCGTCGGCTGGCCAAGGACCCGGTGACCGCGCCGATCCGCGCGCCCTTCACTTCGTTCCAGGGCTCCTCGGGCCACGCGGAGGTCGCGGAGGAGGTGCGGGAGCACGGCGGGGTGAAGCACGCCGTCGGCGAGCTGCTCACCTGCCCCTTCTGCCTCGCGCAGTGGGTGGGGACGGCGTTCGTCTTCGGCTACGTCGCCGCGCCCCGCGCGACCCGGCTGGCGGCGCTCACCATGGCCACCGTCGCCGGCTCGGACGTCCTGCAGTTCGTGTACGACGCCATCCAGAACGGCGCGCTGGCTCCGGCCGGGAACGAGGACGAGGGCGAGGAGCAGGCGCCGTCCTGA
- a CDS encoding Ku protein, which yields MRSIWRGAVSFGLVSIGVKLYSATEDKDIRFHQVHAVDGGRVKYKRVCSIDGEEVEYRDIAKGYELPSGEVVILTDEDFEELPLSTRREIEVLEFVAQDEIDPIMFEKTYYLEPDGPAARPYVLLRDALENAGQVAITKIAIRQRESLAALRVRNGVLVLHTMRWPDEIRRPDFAFLDEDISVRPQELKMAEALIGSMTAEFDATEFTDDYREAMTALLEAKQSGGEVAAPVETPDDGAAVVDLMSALRRSVERARGGAAADDSAADDTAAGGGAAEDDATPATTKAPAKRAPAKKAAAAKAPAKKAAAAKSTPARSTAGKKTTAKKTTAAKKTTGADKPPAKRARRSA from the coding sequence ATGCGATCGATCTGGCGGGGCGCCGTGTCGTTCGGCCTGGTCAGCATCGGCGTGAAGCTGTACTCCGCCACGGAGGACAAGGACATCCGCTTCCACCAGGTGCACGCCGTCGACGGCGGCCGGGTGAAGTACAAGCGGGTCTGCTCCATCGACGGCGAAGAGGTCGAGTACCGCGACATCGCCAAGGGCTACGAGCTGCCCAGCGGCGAGGTCGTGATCCTCACCGACGAGGACTTCGAGGAGCTCCCGCTCTCCACCCGACGCGAGATCGAGGTCCTCGAGTTCGTCGCGCAGGACGAGATCGACCCGATCATGTTCGAGAAGACCTACTACCTGGAGCCCGACGGCCCGGCCGCGCGCCCCTACGTCCTCCTGCGCGACGCGCTCGAGAACGCCGGGCAGGTGGCGATCACCAAGATCGCGATCCGCCAGCGCGAGTCGCTGGCCGCGCTCCGGGTCCGGAACGGCGTCCTGGTGCTGCACACGATGCGCTGGCCCGACGAGATCCGCCGCCCGGACTTCGCCTTCCTCGACGAGGACATCTCCGTCCGGCCGCAGGAGCTGAAGATGGCCGAGGCGCTCATCGGCTCCATGACCGCGGAGTTCGACGCCACCGAGTTCACCGACGACTACCGCGAGGCCATGACCGCCCTGCTCGAGGCCAAGCAGAGCGGTGGCGAGGTCGCCGCGCCGGTGGAGACCCCCGACGACGGCGCCGCGGTCGTCGACCTGATGAGCGCGCTGCGGCGCAGCGTCGAACGGGCCCGCGGCGGAGCCGCTGCCGACGACTCCGCTGCCGACGACACCGCCGCCGGCGGGGGCGCCGCGGAGGACGACGCGACCCCCGCGACGACGAAGGCGCCCGCCAAGCGGGCGCCGGCGAAGAAGGCCGCGGCCGCGAAGGCTCCGGCGAAGAAGGCCGCCGCGGCGAAGAGCACGCCGGCGAGAAGCACGGCGGGGAAGAAGACCACGGCGAAGAAGACGACGGCGGCGAAGAAGACCACGGGCGCCGACAAGCCGCCGGCCAAGCGCGCCCGCCGCAGCGCCTGA